DNA sequence from the Anas platyrhynchos isolate ZD024472 breed Pekin duck chromosome W, IASCAAS_PekinDuck_T2T, whole genome shotgun sequence genome:
TACAATTTTGTTTCACAAACTTGAGAAGAAGTAGGGAATCTTATCAAGAAGTGCATATAGGAAAGAAAGCAGGCTTGCATATAGAGTTTTGGAGCTGTTTAGTTTAGggacaaaatatttcaaagggctgtgtgtgtgtcattTAGCATTAGAACACAGCTCTAGAAGATAAGAACCTTTCTGTCACTGTGATTTGCCAGGAGACTGTTAGGTTTCAAttttgaaaatcaaatttttaCATATCTCCATGCTTTGTGTTATAGGTTGGATACATAGATGTTGATATTGGACAAAGTGTTTTCAATATCAGGAGGTTTTCATTGGAATAAAATTATACTTCActatagtttttaaaaagcattcccTTCCAATCAGTTTGTACCTCCAATATCTGCACTATAGTTGGGCTCGTTTGTATACTTTGAGAAGCAATTTAATACAAGAGGAATAGTATAAATCAACCTTTAAATGTGCAACTTGGACTGTTAGGACTGAATATATGTTTGAGGGGTGAGTaaaggagaggtgcctgaagactggaggatagccattGTCACTTtagtcttcaaaaagggcaagaaggaggatacAGGAAACTAcgggccagtcagtctcacctctgtccctggaaaggtgatggaacagcttgttctggatgccatctccaagcaattggaagagaagaaggttatgaagagtagtcagcatggattcaccaaggggaaatcatgcctgaccaacctcGTTGATTTCtgtgatggcatcaccagctgggtagatggggggagagcagtggatatcatctaccttgactttagcaaggcttttgatactgtctcccacaACATCCTGCTAAgtaagctgagaaagtgtgggatagatgagtggtcagtaaggtgggttgagaactggctgactggccgagctcagagggtggtgatcagcaGTGCAgggtctggctggagacctgtgactagcagtgttccccagaggtcagtgctgggtctggtcctgttcaacatcttcatcgatgaccttgatgagggaatagtgccCACCCCCAGCAAGTACACCAATGACACAAacctgggaggagtggctgacattccagaaggctgtgctgccattcagtgagacctggaccgactggagagatgggcaggaagaaaccaaatgaggtttaacaagagcaagtgtagagttctgcacctgggaaggaacaaccagatgtaccagcacaggctgggggatgacctgctggagaggagctctgaggagaaggacctggggtcctggtggacgacaggttggctatgagccagcagtgtgcccttgtagcctagagggccaatgggatcctggcgtgcattaaaaggagtgtggccagcaggtcaagggaggtgatcctccccctctgccccagtcaggcctcacctggagtattgtgttcagttctgggctccccagtacaaaaaagacagggatctcctggaaagagcccagcagagggccacaaataTGATACtgtgcctggagcatcttccttatgaggaaaggctgagagacctgggtctgttcagactggagaaaagaagacagagaggggggattttatcaatgtttataaatacctaaAGTGTAGGAGACAATGGGATCTTatgcttgcataagaaacagtgtgaccagcagggctagggaggtgatcgtccccctgtactcggctctggtgaggccgcaccttgagtactgtgttcagttttgggcccctcgctacaagaaggacatggaggtgcttgagcaggtccagaaaagggcgacgaagctggtgaggggcctggagaacaagtcctacgaggagcggctgagggagctgggcttgttcagcctggagaagaggaggctcaggggtgaccttattgctctttacaggtaccttaaaggaggctgtagcgaggtgggggttggtctgttctcccacgtgcctggtgacaggacgagggggaatgggcttaagttgcaccaggggagttttaggttggatgttaggaagaacttctttactgaaagggttgtgaggcattggaacaggctgcccagggaagtggtggagtcaccatccctggaggtctttaaaagacgtttagatgtagagcttagggatatggtttagtggggactgttagtgttaggtcagaggttggactcgatgatcttgaggtctcttccaacctagaaattctgtgattctgtgggatttggccaacctcttttcagtggtttgtggggacaggacaaggggcaatggccacaaaatggatcacaggaagttctgcatcaacatgtgaaagaatttcttcacggtgagggtgacagagcactggaacaggatgCCCAGGGAGATTGTGTAGTCTCCTTCTTTCAatatattcaaggcccatctgggtgcctacctgggcaacctgctctagggaacctgatttgtcaggggggttggacccaatgatctctggaggtcccttccaacccctacaattctgtgattctgtgattctgcaaaggCTTGTTGTTGGTTCATACTTTCAATTTCTTTGTAGAAAGTTAACAGGTAAAATTTTATATTGCTGTTTTGTGAGAATTGCTGACTGTCTTTCAGgtgaaggaagaaatgaaaagtcTTGTTGAGAACAAGGGTGTCAACTCCTTCAAGATGTTTATGGCCTATAAAGATGTGTACATGCTCAATGATGAGGAATTATATGAAGCCTTTTCCTACTGTAGGGAACTTGGAGCAGTTGCTCAAGTCCATGCAGAGAATGGTGACCTGATTGCACAGGTAAGTATTTATCATTTTATCCATCAAATTCAGGAATATAACTAGTTATCTAAGCACTTCAATAGATCATTGTAACATAGGGAAAGACTTTTTCCCCTATTTAACTTCCAGGGAACTAAAGACAAACATCTCGGCCAAAATCCCAAATGATGCTTGTGGTGGGCCAAGAAATTTTAAGCTGGAGTATTGGGTTCAGGACAGACAGGAAACAAATGGACCTGTTCTAATGAGAGTTATGCTTGCAGAATAACATACACACTtgcaatataatatatatttgggtagacctgtgcggtgtcaagagttggacttgatgatccttaagggtcccttccaactcaggatattctatgattctatgattctatgatatatatTTGGCTGATGAAGAAAGCATCAGAGACTGACCATGGGCCAGGTTGAAGGGGGAACACTTGGACAAGCATTTACATGTCAGGTGTATGATACCTGGTCTTATACCTGGTCTCTCCAAACATAGTCATGTCATCTAACAGGACCAAATCCAGAAGTACAGAGGAAGCTTCTCTGGGCACAAAAGTTCAAGGTTCCTTTGTGCACGGACAGCCTCACTTTGTACTTGATGCTAATATCTCACTGATAAGTAGAGGCACTTGGAGTACATGTACAGTCTGATATCTTTGAGTTTCTTCAACTATTCTAGTTAAAAGTGCTTTGACTTTGACCATGTCCCATAACAGAAATGAATTTATTGCTAAGTAATCCCAAATCAGCCAAGCATAAACTCCTGTAATAATATAGGAACAAAATCTTGCCTCTTTAAACCTCAGAGCCTCATTCAAGAGGCTCTTGATGTGTAGCTTTGTACTTAGTAAGgatctttcaatttttttctaaagaggGGTTAGTATTGTCATCTCAGTTACTGGCTATGATCATTTCTGATACACAAATTGATACAGAATtaggattttcaaaagcagtgaTTTACCACTGAAAGCCAGTGGACCATGTTCTCTCAAGTCTTAGTTATTCTGAAATCTGTGTTTATTGAAAGATATAGTGTATTTCAGGTAACACAACAATAACTCctctgaaattgaaaatattctAACTGACTTGTTCTTTCTCAAACTAACTATAGTGTCTGGTCTAGGATCCATTTGGCTGGCTACATGTTCATGACACCATGGTTGCACTTTAACTGactcttaaatgttttttatgTCCAGAATTCTAAGAAGTTGCTGTCAATGGGAATAACTGGTCCTGAAGGGCATATTCTCTCACGTCCAGAGGAAGTCGAAGCTGAAGCAACACAGAGAGCAATTACCATAGCAAATGCTGTAAACTGTCCCCTTTTTGTTGTCCATGTAATGAGTAAATCTGCAGCAAGGGTGCTAGCCAGTGCACGAAGAGAAGGTAAAAGTCCTAATTCATTTATGCTTTGACCATGGCATTAAAGGAAGGGGCATTAATGTCCTACTTGTCCATGGGTGCTTTAAACCTTAAAACATCGGTGTCCATGAGTGGAGCTAAGCAGTGTGGCAGAACAGCAAATGGGATTGAGCCTTTCCTTCCCAGAACAAGCTTTTTTGTCCTTATGCTATATCTCCAAAGTTGCAATGATGGACAAGACAGCATTGCATTAAAAATTATATGACCAGTCCAAGACAATATATGCATTGCTATTTCTCTCCCTTGAGTTATAGTCTTCAAGCCTTTACCAGCCATTTAGGTGAGAAGTTCTGCAACAGAAATCATGGTGATGTTGACAGTGTCCAAAAGTCTTAATTCCCTCCAGGGAAAGGTTTCTCCAGTCATAAACTGCAGGGTTCACAAATAGTTCTGCCAGCCAAGGGAGCCTGACCCTCTTGGCCAGCTGTCGGGCAGGCTAAAATCAGTCTGTAGGCTGTAGGGATTCAGGTTTTTCTACATGCTCATCTATCCGTAAGTTCACCCAGAGCTGCCTATGGAACAGCACTATGAAGGGACATTATGTGAGTGGAATAAGTAGGACAGAGGCCGTGATTTAGGGGGCCGGAGTCCTTATGGGTTATCTTTCCCTGTTGTCTTTTCATCTGACCTTATATGAAATGCATACAGACCTCAGTTTCCTCATTTCTTGACTTTAGACAATACTTTTGCCAGCAGCATAGATTATTAATACTAAAATGCAGAGTCTGAGGTCTTGGACAAAAGTGCTATCAACACCAGCCTGACATTATTGTGATAAAATAGATGAATACATTTATGTGGAATATGTATTGATCATGACTTTTATACtaagatttttctgtttcaagtttatAATATAATCACCAGCATATTGTTTAGAAGCACATTTTTTGGTACTGTGCTATGTTAGGTTTCTCCACTAGATGACAGTGCTGCTGGTACTGTGGATTGTATCCATACGTTTACAGTTCTTTGTACATCCATAGGTGTGGTGACAACGTTAATTACAAGAAACTGTAACAACACTTAAAATActcagaaaaagacaaaacactggCTGTAAACGTAAAATACCTAAGACAGGAGGTGGTGATTTATAACACAGTAatcatgtaaaaaaaatctatgttgatagtaaatactgtaaaatattgTTAGGCATAGGAATAGTCTGCAGTGCCAGTATGATAAATGACTTTATATCAGTATGCTTCTtcagtgtttaaaaagaaattgaaacaaCTTACACTTATTGTTCTGCAAATTGCATTTAATAGCTTCCTGGGTTCATACAGTCAAAATTGTCAAATGCTTGCATTTATGCATCACAACACATAACATCTTACCATAATTAATTTCTATTCTCATGGGAGTATATATCTTAGGAAATAGAAGTCTAGGATTGATTAAGAAATTTGAAGGGAGAGCTAATGTACAACAGAGATAGGTAAAAACAGTTATAGGCTTTCGTGAGACTGGTCTGTGTTTGTTGTCCACTATTATAAATTTCAGAAAGTTATTTTCCATTATTCAGTTAAAGGTAGTATTTTGAAATGAAGAGtttcagacacacacacacacacacaaaaaaaaaaaaaaaaaaaaaaaaaaagtaaattctcAAAGTACTGTATAAATGATATAAACAAATCTGGCAAAGTATTGCCATCAGATGGAGAGAAgtgattcttcccctctactcagcacaTTGAAgttttttgctcttcttttttataaaacaatttATATGAATATAGCTCTTGCCAGTCAGTTTCATGTGTAATGAAGAAGTCACCAAATCTAGTTATTTCCCAGAAGCTCAGAGATGTCAGAAAGACCAAACAAAAGAACACTTGCtgcttaatatttttgttgaatGCAGGAAAACGTGACAAATGGAAAGACCTGATTTATTAGCACATTACTCCAATTTTATGCCAGAGTTAGCAGACAGAAGCCAACTGAGCTAAAAGAGCTTTAATGTGGAATTTCCTTGTTATTTGGATTAAAACAGAATCTTGATATTATTGTGCCCTTCAGTCTGACTAGTCATGGCCCAAATGAAATGCAAGAAATTGCACAGTTAGCAGAATGTCCAGATATAGTCCGTTGAAGTTGCAGTGTTCATACTCAAAGTCACTTGTGGAAATGCCTTGTACTCTTTCCCACTCATGGGAACAAGAGGGGCTGTTCAGGTCAAATTCTGACTGCAGAAATATCGTCATCACCTGCAGAGCCTGAGTTAGAATCAATTCAGCATATACAGCTATGAGTTTGAAgagtatcttttattttttatgtcatGCGACTGAAGTAAGAAATTATTTATGGAAACTAAACATTTATTCTCTTCCTACCATTATAACTTTTGACATGTATAGTTATGCCCTAATGATATACAGTTCAGGTTTGCATTGTATGGAAGTTTCTTTAGCTCATTCAGATGCATTTAGGAAAGACTGCACACACAGACATACCCTCCTTTCCACTGACTTTGCTCATTAAAATCTGTCAAAAGCCtaacagaaaaatagaagagaTACTGTGTATGCATGCAGAACTTTTTCTGTATCTATCTAGGCTTATGGCAGCCTTTCTTCAAATACTGTATTTGGAGTTGCCCAAGGAAGGCCAAGGTCCCccttctgctgcagctctggatTAGAAAAATACTAATCTGACTTATTCACTGAGTGTCCATATCACTTAAAGGGATAGCCTTGTATTCAGTGCTTTAGGTtttgaaaataagatgaaaagaaaaaaagaaaaaagaaaaaagaaaaaaaaaaaaaggcaaatgtctGCTTAAGTCATTATTTTGAGACCAAAAAATGGTGGTGGTCTCCCTCTTAGTCCAAGTGTAAATCTGTAATGTATGCAGATAAGTGGTACTGGAAGCTTAAAATGCCCCAAGCCAAGGCATCAGCACAGGTACATCGGTTCAGTATGTCAGAGCATGCTGAGAGTGTTAGAGCAAATTAATAATGCTAATAGAGAGTCCCTAGGTTGTGGTAGAAGTTGTACTATCTACTACTTGGAGTAAATGCAATGTATGGTAATGTCAGAGCAGGTCTTGAAACCTTGGAGAAATAACAGTAGAACTATAGAATTTAATATAGTCTTCAGAAATGGGTATGAGGCCTTCTTGCAAGTCTAGCACAGAAGATTTAAGAAATGATAGTATCACACtgggaaatatttttacaagagctgagctcctcagaAACTACCTATGCAAGTGTAGCTGCTCACAGAAATACCAGAACCTAATGCACAGCAAGAATCTGCAatggtttgctttgttgttttccaACAGTACAGGTGAATACCTAACTTACactcagacagaaaaaaaaaacgctgtCTAGTAGTACCAAGCAATGACCAGTTGGGGTAatgtaataattttaataaaaatggtaTGTGATCACTAGAGTGAAATCTGAGATCCATCGTAAGATGCACTGTTTGCAGAGAGCGGGGGCAGGAGAAAGCTCCTGCTAGAATCCAGCAGAGACTGCCTTTAATAAGCACCAAGCAGCCTATGCATGGGTGTGTGAGGTCCTAGCTTGCTCTGGTTCTTTGGAGACCATCATGGTCAGTTGGCACTATCTTCTCCCGCATATAGAACTAGCTCTATCCAAAAGCTAGCAGTTGGTTTTGACTGGGGTCCTCTTCTGAGAAATCTAGAGTACTGTGCCACGTGGAATTAAAGTTCAGGAAATAACTTGTAAAATtgaagtatttatatatatatatatatatatatatatatattatttttttttattttggaaatgtttttacaCTCTAGATTTATGTCTGgtgccacatttttttcctggttagCATGCCTGCAATTATAGCCTGACAGTTATAAAAGTCTGTTTGCTGTATATATTGACTCACATTGTTACATCATCAATAATTTCAGAACATCAAACAGGTGCTACCAAGAAATATATGGATCTTGAATGTAATTGGTGCAACTGAGGACTATGTTCCTTTTGAAATTTCAATCACACACCTAGTAAACAATGTGTAAACCGCATTATAATATATCTGTcaacaatttaattaaaaagcttgCCAAAGCAATGCTCTTATGAGAAAATATATTGGGAAATCACCAGCAGAATATTCAGAACAGAGATGCTGTGTTATAGCTTAGTTTATTATGTCCCTCCATATGTTGGTGTTTAATTTGAAACAGTCGTTTAAATTCAAACCCATTATAACCAAAAAGAtctgaaatgggaaaaatacaAGGTATGCATTTTTATGTTACTTGATGATGATACTattcctttgcatttttcagGAAAGGTGGTTTATGGGGAGACTATTGCTGCTTGTCTTGGCACCGATGGTACCAACTACTGGAATAAAGACTGGGCTCATGCTGCAGCACATGTAATGGGTCCGCCACTAAGACCAGATCCTTCTACTCCTGATTTCCTCATGAACTTACTGGCCAAGTAAGCAGATGAACAAACAGTGACAGCTGATGCCCAAATACtcagcaatttttttctaagtGTATAATAGCAGGTTGATGCCCTGGAGATTTTCTAAGTACAGAATGTTGTATTATCAGGAAGGAGAAATGGAAGGTGAAACAacagataaaaacatttttgttacagaaattaGAAACTGTTCAGATTTAGTTTCTCTGAACTCTTGTGGCTTTCTTTCCCCACATGATTTTAATCAATAAGCCTTGCCTTGCTAGTTCTGCagcaaaaattgaaaaataaccAGGGGAACAGTAAGGCTGTATGTTGGTGGGAAATTTGTAAAAAGTGGTCACAGCTAGaggttctgttttttgttgtcaaCTCCGTTTTTCACATGAAATTTGGATGCTACATAGAAACTAAGCCCTCTGTCTTCTGAAGGCAGATATATCTTGTCCACTTCATACTATCTGCTTCAAAAGGAATTATGAACAGAAGTGTCCTTCTGATATCAGCAGTTaatgaaatgtgttttgctGGTATTTTACTTACCAATAAACCCTAACTCCACAAAAGAGCTGAATTTGACCTAAGAGTCTTTGAATATATGCCTGAACACAGTTTGACTGGTGGTAGTACAAGTCTGGGTTAACTTCACAGGGAGTGACACAATCCAAAATTGCTCTAAGGGAGGATGACATTGAATCTTTTGCTCTGGGCGAAGTGGGACAGTTCTGCATTTGTGGGACACCTTTGACACATCCAAATTAAGTGTGGTTTTGGTGCTTATTGCCTTCTGCAGGCTTTCTGAAGAGAAACTGGCTGTCACTGTTAAACTAGTCTTAGAGGTTGGAACAGAAGACTGGCTTACAGGGtattaacagtttttctttgcagaaaaactGGATCTACTCAACGGATTTTCCTGTGTGGCACTATCTGGTACATGATCCAGTTCATAATGTACTTTGTTTCTCCGTAGTGCTGACCTGTCTGTGACAGCGACTGACAATTGCACTTTTGACATATGCCAGAAAGCTCTGGGAAAGGATGATTTCACTAAAATCCCTAATGGAGTGAATGGCGTGGAAGATCGGATGTCAGTCGTATGGGAAAAAGGCGTTGTAAGTATATCAAGATATCTGAACAAGGAGGTAATTTGTATCTCCAACAAAATATAGTCTTTCAGCAGAATCAGCTCTTTAGTTTTatcaaatgtatttattacagGGTAACTCCTTGATCAGAGACCATAACAGGGTCCTCACTCACGCTTTATGGTCCTGGGAGATGGAAAAAGATTCTTGCTGCTTAACAAATAGCATGTGAGAATCATTTCTGTTGTTTACCAGCGAAGGACTGCTGTTGTTTCAGTGTTAAAGCACAGCGGCTGGAGAAGTTTCCACAGTGGGTGTCTGCCTGACAACTtctattttgtgttttcaaGCAGAGGAAACAAGCTAGAGATATGAAATGTTTCTCTTATTTATGTCTCAGTCGTGTGGTGTGATGAGATGAGCACCTTCAAGTTCTAGTGACTTCAAAATTTCAGTGCCATCGTGAGAATGCTCAGTGCTTCCCAGGACAATATCCTTTAACCTctaaacaaatataaatatgaagGCCAGTGGCCAGGATTTTTGGATATGGGGTAGTCTGGTGGGGGAGGACGTGGGCTAATCTGATGAGGGATCTGCCATGTACTGGGTGTTATGATTGCTCTGGCTGACACAATACCCTCAAGTTCTGGAGACTCCTGTTAAACTTTTTTAATTAAGTTCTCTCACAGCAGGGAAGTATTCTAGTTATGCACTACAAAGTATATTTACTTGTCATAGTAAAATTATCTACCTTACACCGTTGGTAAGGACATGTTTCAGAATCTCTCTTATTTATCTCTATTTAGAATTCATCTCCAATTTGTGTGTACAAAGATGACATCTGCCTGCCTTCACCTTTGGCATATCTCTagtgagatatttttttttttgtggtgtaaACTGTAATTTAATCTGATCTGTGGTTAGTGTGAACGTAAGACTTAAATATGTACATCAGTGCTACTTTTGAACAGTTTGTCCTGTTGGGCAAGGTAATTTTTTCAAAGGATTCTTCAGTCAGTAATATCCTCCATTTTCTTATTTGTAAAATACTATATAGCTGTGAGAATTTGTCTGGAAAGATTCCCTCCCTTCCCACTCACTGTTATTTAGAATAATGATGTTCACCAGcttctttatgtttttcttctccaaagacTGCTCACAGGCAACCATGCAAACATGGTTTTATGACATTCAAATTCCTATACTGGCCTATACACACCATTACTGCCAATGTAGCTGGCTTTCTAAGCAAACAACAGTCACAGATGAGGTAGTTATGTAGCAGTGACCAGTCTTGAAACACGTGTATCCATTCTTGTTTGCCATTTTGGTGATGTGTCTCACTCTGTCTTTTGTACTTCTCAATCTCAAATATTTACTGAAGAGAACTACCCTCTGCATTATTGCTGCAGAGGATTTGCAAATCTCCTTTTCTATATTACACACCATGTCTTGCCTCTCCCTTCCAAGTTTTCACATCCACATTATTAGTCAGTCTGATgtctgcatttctttaataCTGTATCACCATTTTCCAAAACCACGATATTCATGAAATGTTATGTCTCCTGAGGAAACTGCTGAACAGGACTACAGAGTAAAAGCCAGCTAAATAAATTCAATTCTAGTTGACTTTTAACTATATCCACAGCTgtaatgttgtctttttttccccttttgttaTGAGGTAAACTAGCATAAAGTTAGTATTCAGTGAAAGTACATTGCAGAAGGTGCATCAGagacagatatttttcttttaatctctttAATAAATTGATGTGATGTGATTTTGGCAGAAAGCTGTCACTCATCCCAGCTTTTTCaacaataaaagcattttttcttcccttattcTAAAAAGTAATGAGTTTACTTCTGTGTACTCTTCTTCAGCACAGTggaaaaatggatgaaaacaaATTTGTAGCTGTTACCAGCACAAATGCAGCAAAAATCTTTAACCTTTACCCAAAGAAGGGGAGAATTTCTGTGGGTTCTGATGCTGACATCGTAATTTGGGATCCCAAAGCTACCAGGTATGTATGCGTAGTTGTTTCCTTCCATCCAACCCCTCTGTAGGAAACAATATCTCAAAGCATTTGTATAGCAATAAGCCTTTAGGGAGAGCTTATGGTGTTTTTCAACAGCATTTGATGTGAATTATTTACAGGTTATTTATTTGGCTCCTACAATAGTGCATGTAAGTAGAGATCCTTGACCTCTagatggatttaaaaataaataaataaatcacctgAATTGCTCACGAAGTGCAAAAATAGCAAGATCCATACATTATACTACCAGTGCTTGGTATCCTAACAGTAAAAATAGCCACTTTAGGATCTTAGAGTAACTCTGTTAAGTGTTTGAGTATGTTCAGCTTCCTTCCACTGCAAAAAGCAAGGAGAGGAGCATGCGTTCCTGAAGAGTGACCCATTACAATCTTGCATTTTGAGCTTAGAGCTACTTCAAACATATTCAAAGGTAGTCAGTATGGCTGGTGAAAGTGTGGGGTCCTGACCTTCTGACGTTTCTTCCTAGTAGAGTGAGCCATGAGTGAGCTTAGGTCTGAAGCTGTACTTGCTTACACTTTTATTTAAGGAGTTTTCTGGATTTGTGCACAGCCTAGAGTAGAGCTTGTCACACCAACAACAAGTGCACAAAAGTTATGCTGATCTCTCACTCTACGTGACCTGATGCCGTGGTATATTTATGCTACAAAGGACATGCACTGTCTTTTTGTGAGCCTCAACTCATACAGCACACAGTGTACTACAGCTGATTCCTGTCTTCAGGTATATTCACACCATCAGCCAGATCCATAATCAGGCCACTATAAATATCTCAGGAATCTCTCTTGGGTATTTCTCTGGCTCTTATAGCTATCCTGGTCTTGTGTAAACTGCACGGAAATGGTTTGAGAGCAGGCTGTCACAGAGAACACTCactggggaaggtgcttttaTCAGCTGAGATACCTATGGCATGTACACGTCCACTGTTTGACCTCCAAGTAGATCACCTTAAATCTGCAGGCATTAAACAGCTGTGTCCAACCTCTGACCACAGTCAGCCCTGCACTTGCCAGCAGCAGGTCAGGAGGTGTGCCAGGCTGGTGCTTTGGTCTCAGACTTAGTTCTAGCAAGCATTGTGAGCATACGACTGCTCTGAAGGCACACACTGAGTCTGCCAGTTGAAATTACCTCACTGGTGTCATCTAAACAGTGGGTACAATCCATATAAGAAAGCAATCACAAATCGCAAAGCTCAACACTTTGTGGGGTGCTGAGCATGAAGACAGCATAGCCAGCTTTCACTGAGATATCACAGTGTTTGGTGTTCCTAAAACTTGAGCTGTTGTAACACATAGATGGCACTAGATTTTCAGcctttgattttaaaagagaattgAAGACTCCTCTGATGGTAGAGGAAAGTTTGGAAACATAACTGGGCAAATCTGAGGCTCAGAAACCAAATGGAGATAAAAAGCCCTTATCCTAGATTTACCTTACACAAATGAAATTTTCCTCACCAATCTGCTAGATCTTGaatttttcataatgaaattTTCACTCTTTTCAGCATGCTCATGAGTAGCAAAAGCATGTAAAGTGACAGGAAAAAACATCCTGTGTTTTAAGCATCAAAGCTTGAGGACATAGAACTTGCTTTGCAGaagtatcacaaaaaaaaaaaaaaaaaaaaaaaaaagacaataccAGCAAAAGAAGTTTCAGGATTGTCAACCCCAATCAACACAGAGGCCTGCCTAGTGCTGGGTCAGAGAGATTTTGCTGCTGGGTATTGAATGGTTCATGTGTATTATGCCTTCTGGCATGTTGAGCAAGCATATT
Encoded proteins:
- the LOC101796480 gene encoding dihydropyrimidinase, with protein sequence MAQGNSYRKMVFMWSFDGSQAPPAIEAPMSKQRLLIKGGKVVNDDQSVVADVYVEDGIVQQVGPNLNPEPPTGLTVLDATDKLVIPGGIDTHTHMQFPFMGSKSKDDFHTGTKAAVAGGTTMIIDFAIPQKGSSLIEAFDLWKSWADPKVCCDYSLHVAVTWWSNKVKEEMKSLVENKGVNSFKMFMAYKDVYMLNDEELYEAFSYCRELGAVAQVHAENGDLIAQNSKKLLSMGITGPEGHILSRPEEVEAEATQRAITIANAVNCPLFVVHVMSKSAARVLASARREGKVVYGETIAACLGTDGTNYWNKDWAHAAAHVMGPPLRPDPSTPDFLMNLLANADLSVTATDNCTFDICQKALGKDDFTKIPNGVNGVEDRMSVVWEKGVHSGKMDENKFVAVTSTNAAKIFNLYPKKGRISVGSDADIVIWDPKATRTISAKTHHQANDFNIFEGMVCHGVCVATVSRGKVVYEGGVVKVTAGEGKYVSRPPFSPYVYKRVRQREKVCQPVPVKRAPYTGLVSVTPIAPK